The window TCGGTTGGTATGATTAAGCACGTAGGTTGAGTTGTTTCgtgttaaattttattatacaatgaGAGCAATAACCTTGATGAATAACCGGGTCCAGGACCGCTGGttcttcgtcaaatttttgttcaggGTACTGACGAAGTgagatttcttcttcaaaagAAGATCCGTCATCCTTGTCGTTGGTTTCTTTCGATCGTCTTTATTCCCCTGAAAATTCATCTCTTTTGCAGTGATCAGCCTCTTTCTCATCGATGCCCGCTCACCGTTCTCCTTTCTCCTGCGCAAAATCTTTGACATATTGTGGATAATCGTCTCCGGGATATCGTTTTCCTTGAGATCGATAGATGTTACCACGCTGTTCGTCTCTAGGAGTCTAACGACAGTTTCACCTCCTCTCGAAGTCAGTCCGCAATGTCGGATGTTGAAAGTCTTCATCCAAAAATCTTCCTTTAGTTCGTCGACTAGCAGTCGAACGCCACAGTCGCCCAGTTTACGGTTGTGGTTCAGCACCAGGGTGTGAAGACCCTTTCCAATCATTTAACAGATCTAATGAACACAGGGCAATATTCGGAAttagattttttgttatacCTGCACAGCTTGCGCGTCACTCCACGCGCTGTGAAGCAGGTTTGTTCTCCTCTTCTTCAAAAAAGTCGACAGCGACATCGAGCTACGGATGGTCAAGCGGCAAGACGACAGGTCTAGGATGCAAAGACTAACGCAGTCCACCAACACGTTCAGTACCAAGTCGCACCCTTTTCGTTAGAGTAACAAAATGACAAGATAATTACTGACGAGATTGTTCACATGCTTGAAGGTTACTGGACCCCGCCgtccgaatgaaaaattaggaagaaagaaagcatcgttaaaaaaacgtCCAGCAGTGTTATTTGTGCCAATGATGATAAACACGAATAAAACAACATCCCTATTACGTGATAGATAATGAGTTAGAgcaaaattcgaataatatgAGCaaagatatcaacaatttgagaaaaggttttataattagaacTTTTAAGatcaataaattttagtattttCGATCAGTTTCCAACGTTTTTGCTCTCCGTTTGCTAGCTGAATAGATCCACATAAAATATCCGAAAACGCTAATGAAATCTTTCTTAATAGTAtagttattatatataaatcgCAATTGTAATTGTTGATGATTAGCTGTAGTATAGTACTCATCAGATACTCTATTTTTATCCATTCTGGAGATAGCTTTTATCAACATTGGTTTCAAATGATTGCTATAGATCTCGATAACGAACAAAAAATGCCCGAGAAACTAAAATAAGATGTAGATCGGATCAAAAACACCACAGCTTGATCATTCTGCGCGTTCTAATTGTGCAGAACGTGTTCTCGAATTATTAAAATCATAGCTTATGTTATTCATACGGAATGTTGTTTCATTTGTGTTATAATTAACCACCATAATTGGCACCATTAACACTTTTagagatttttgaaataattttcctacattcctaaatttttaatcaaatggTTCCGCCCATTCATcctcaataaatttatttccactATCCAGTCAAAGCAAATGTATATCATCACAGGGTTTTATTACCAGTATCTCCGATGCGGCATCGGGGTAGTCGAAGGGCTGTAAGATTCTTTGCGCATTTCAAGCCTTCGCAGAGAGGGCCCAAATATTTGGTGGGCAAAGGGATGCCGTCCAGTGTCAGCGAGGTAATCACCGGCGATTTCCCAATGCAGGATGAAATTGCATCGACAAAACAACGGAGGATGAAATTTGTGTAGAGCATCGGTTCTCTGCTGCGAAGCCGTCGTCTGTACAAATTGTTTAAGGGATGAATTAGCAGTGGTGTGGAAAGAAATGATCAACATTTTACGACTGTGTGGTTCTGTAATTAATGACGAGTCCTTGATTACCGGAATTTTTCGATCCTCTCCGCGTTGTTTACTTGTTCTCTAATTTTCTTACGCCTGTGACGACTGTAAACGATTATTTCGAACAGGCTTCGATCATTCGCGATGGTATGTAACACCGGTGACCAGTCTTCGAAATTTATCCGGTCTGCACATAAACGCAGTCGACCTTTGCGGAGGTGCGATTTTATCGCTGGTAGCGGCTGAACGTGATCCTCTTTGCACATCAGCtgaacgtgaaaaatatcaatcgtGTGAAACGCGGACAAATTGTTTGGGTTAGGTTAACCCCCACGATGAAGGGAAAGGcagtaattttgaataaagaTGATTAAGACATCAAACGGCTTACTTCGTACGTTCGGTTGAAAGATGGGTAGGAAATTGACTTGCTCATTTGATGATTCTTGAtctattaaaaaataaatagaactaatttgagaatgaaaagcaaaaaaaaaaaatcctgtatAAATCACACGTTTCCTTGAGTAGAAAATGATAATCTGAGAGTACCGAGAAACAGCTGAAAATGTTGATAATCTCATCTACAGCTTGAACACAGCGCATCGTTTCACACGTCAATTGCAGATGACTGTTTCCCGTCCCaatttgtttcgttttatggTCTTTCTCGTCTTTCTTTAAATGTActtacacatattttttattcattttatctttAACATTGTTACCGTTTTTCTGTCCAGTCCCGAGTGATagttgttatatatttttcatgcaTAATGGAgcaggaagaggaaaaggcCAGCTTGAATTACGACTGCAACTATAACCTGTTCCTAGCTAAAAGACTAATAGCTGACATGAGGCATATGCAAGGTAAGAAAGGCTAACTTCTCACAGAGACGTCGTTAAAATCTTTTTCTTGACCGTTTTAATATCCAAGATCGTCGCCGCGTTATGAAGTGGCTCCGTTATCTTATGTCTGCGAATAAATCGATCCAAGAAATGCAGCTGAGGAATGACTTCATGTATTATCTGGTTCTCCATCTTCAAGAAGGCGTCCTCAGGCCCCCCTTCGACGAGGAACCGCCAGCCTCAAGTAGCATCGTTGACATCGCTGGTCTGATTGTCAGTAGTAATGTTACACAATTGATCGTTCATTCGTGTTGCATAGTTACGAATCAATGAACACCGAATCTCGCTGAACCtgcaaagaacaaaaaatcggtataaagtgtggttttttttaatcgcCCCAGGCGAATATCTCGAAAAGTAGAAGAGATACGAAAATAAGTTTTGTACAAAACCTGAAGGGTTTTGAACGCGGAAGGTAATAATGATATGGGTTGATTTGTAAATTGCGCGACTTTGAGATTTTTTAGTCAGACAATGCGTATTATGACTAAGACCGGCTAATAGCGGTTTGGAGGACAAATTCACagaggtaaaaaaatactaaatttatcaacattttcaaaaaatgttctAAATATGGccacatttttaaaaattttctgtgaGTGATACATTCGGCCATATTTAGCTGAGGCAAGGCATTAATCCcgaaaaattcatcacttttttGCATTTAAGAGACTATGGAAGATGCTTTGATCACCTCGAAAACACGTTTTTGCTTCATTTCGTAGGAAAGTGATCGAATACTTTACTTAccgaaaattggaaattttttttgacaattttgtaCGATTTAATATATTGTTTTACGTTTCTGAATTGCTCTTCCAACCAACTATCAGCCGGTTGCAGTCAAAATATGTGTTCCTTGTCTAAAGTCACagagttttcgaaatttcggaACGCATATCGGTGTTAACTGTCCCCCTCGAAGAAACCCttcaaattttgtatcaaaCTTATTCTCGTATCTCGTCTGGTTTCTGAGATATTCGCCCGAGGGAATTAAAAAAGATCACCCTATATATTGTTATACGTGAAATGACACAAAAGATGAGTCATATCGAAACTTATTTCGGTGATgttattttttacgaaaaccTATCACCCAAAGTTTGCTCATACCGGTTTCCCCAATCATAACGAATCCCGGTTAGCCTGGCAGAATCGACAACACGGAGAATGCTGATGAGATAATTGCCTCCCTCGAGGAAAACTCAGGCGAGGGTCCCATGGTTATGAAAATGTCGCCGGATGGCGGCGCGTTTTTGGCAGCTCAGCCGGTACCGCATCAGGGTTCGTTCTGCTACCTTGCCATTACCACGAAGAAGGAAAGTTCCTGAACTGCGAATATTACTGTACGATCCTACGTTTGTTGGATTAAATCCTGCAGCGTTGTACTGtgaaaatgtataatacatgttgATGATGGAATTCCGCTGGGTCAGTCGAGTCGTCGAGTCTATTCTGATTGCGGTATCCTTCGTGTACGAATCGTAGGGTAGGTGCGAGATAATATAGCTTGTCGGTCTACATCGCGTAGACGTCGACAGATACACATGACGAAGATTTTAGCCTGACGAAAGATGCGGTGGAGATAAGTCGCTGCGTCGGTTATACATACACCCATGTATAAGCATACCGATATACgtgggtataataatatgtgagCGGGAACAAACATCTGATAAGGTCTTGAGCAAAGATAAGTTACGTCACGCGAGAACGTTGCCAGGAACATCTCTGGTCAAATAGTAGCTTCTCCGGTTATAATATGCCATTTTATTTGTCTGACAATACACACATATTTTAGCGGGTTAATTTCTGGACcggtatataataaattgtgttATCCATCTGGTGTACAAGTACATTATATCGGTGAATTTTAACGggtttatatttttattctcttcacCGCGGTCGCTCGgtcgtaattaaaaatttcaccgatcCTTATCGCAACGCATCTACCGTCGATCTCGGAACCGATTGAGACGCGATATGAGAGCGATATGTAACGATTAACGCCGCCGAGTTTGTTCGACTTGTTACTCGCTCGTTAGCTGAGATTTCGGCTCCTCTTCCCTGCAATCGTAATATGGTTAATTCCTACACATCTACCCGTAAACTCCTCACCTCTGAGGTTTGCGCCACGGTATGCCGATCCAATTATCACATCTGCGAGATCAAATATCGCACTGTGATCTGGCCGCTCTTTTCCTCGCACATCCCGCATGCCGGAAGTACAGGTGCGTAGTAGTTAGTGGTCGCGGTCGCAGCTCGACGTTGCGGATGATCAGTTCTCCACGTTGGTACGGTATTGCAATTAAAATGTGACCGTTGACTCGAGTTTTTCCAAtcaagaagaggaagaaaaataaaaggaaaaagaagagaagacaAAGACGAAGTGGAAACGGACGAAGATAAGATCAGggagagaaacaaaaaaacaaatctgcAATTCTGCGCAAACCCATCGCGAACTCCGGATGAAACGTATGTACGATATTTGTGGAGACAGGTGATCAGGGAAGTTGCGAGGGCGATGGGATGTTCGCCGAGCTCGATTCTCCGTTGTATGCAGGCTAGAGAGAAGCTGGATGGGATCCCCGTTCCCAGTGAAAAACTGGAGCAAAGGAAGAGTCTCGTAAAAACAGGTGAGCCGCTCAAATTACGGTGTGAATTACTGTGCGGATCGCGACTCGATCACCGGGAAAATCGTCTCAATTTTGGGTTATAGATGTGCTTTGGTCGTGATGCAAACGATCGAGAGAAAACTAAATTCACGGGTCTTGGAGGTTTCAATATGAAGTCATCGTCGAGTTCCGCCAAtcgctgtttattttttttttgtaacgttCCCGAAAGCCTGCCGATCGGGTGACGTTCAAAATTCTCCCACTCTTTGTCGAAGGTGATCGTCGATTGGCCGGCGATTGGAAAGCTTCAATTTCAAGACGGTTTTATAACGTAGAACGTGCGGAAAGGAATATCGCATATTTTGACCAAGTTTCTAAATCGTCGTCTTAATAATATGTTTCGACTTTGTGATGTTGTAAGACTTGTCACGTTGTAGCTAGttacgttatcgtaacgattcatgatgagaagaaaatcgttattttgcgattttggaactgtttgaaattcagtgaaCCGTAACGAAACAAAACTTAaacgtattcaaatttttccaacctgTAGTTTCCTCaaaatcgttttaaaaataagaaaatagcaATTTTACCCAATATTTCGTTGTTCAACctcgtaaaaatttctaaacgtTGCACGGGAGGcttattatacgtatgatTAACGAACGAGAGGCTTTCACTAGTTTCGGTTTTAACTTTTTCGTTCCAATATAAATCAGTTTGTATTCCATatacattgaaaataaaattatcacagTTGTTATAGAATTTCGATTGATCGTTAGTTCCGATACTGTGAGTTGAGACAGCATGATCATAAAACGTCCAATGAAAGACTGGATTGTTTTAAAAAGTATCGTACCTATAATGACGTACCGACGACTAAATTGCGTAAAATTTTAGATAACGATCTGTACAGTGTCGAGGATGGGAAGGTCGGTCGACGTTCAGTAGGTAATCACtccgtacatcatacatacacatattcAATATAACATCGTTAGTCTGCGTGCGTATATACAAGGTACAATAATGCATAACGAGAAGGGAAAAGACATGTCGGCAAGTcgtgggattttttttctcacccgCACGTTTTACTCGTTATTCACATCTTATATAGAAAGGGGACCGTGATAGGTGAGTCTGATTCCCCTTGACCCAGTCCCCTCGGTGCCGTTCTATAAGATCATACGTAGGATGTATGCCGGGCCGCGACTTGCGTTTAAAACTCACCGAAGGAATTCAGAAGTGATAATTAGGCTCCGAgcctataaatatatacaaactTAGGACACCCGATCCAAATCATTGCACGATGCgtttgcaaaataaattacCTTCCCattccttatttttctttcctataGTGTATAATGACCGGATGTGcaacgattcatttttatttcatatttacacaaatttagaaaatgaaacaacgaTAATAAGCCGCAGCGTTGCGACatcaatatttcatatttgtattatataattatgacGAATGTGGGCCGAAAAAAacgggaagaaaaagaaaaaagaaatttggtgtcgacgtttttttttttatttattttttttttttacggtaaaTAAATTCCCAGAATACACACAAACATACACAAACGCAGACACAATCTGTCTTGGATTTGGTAAATTTGTGGTAGATATAATAACATGTTCGTACATCATGCGCCATTTATCTGCAGAGTTTGCTCTGGTTTATCGCGAGCTTTACCCCGTGAAACTCATTCAACGATCTGCTCCACTCCGCGGGTAACTTACATACGCATATAAATATGTGTGCGttgtgtgtgtacatacacACGAGTATAAATACATGCGTGTGTGTATTGCATACGTAGACGCATAAGTTACGTAACTAATTCCCACGCAAAACTTGTATTGAACGCATACACACGATGtggtgttttttcttttatcttttttcttttttatttttttttttttaacttgtttgcttcttcaatttttatcctcgTCGTTTTTTGGCAAGGTTTTTCGTTGAATCTACCAGTTTAAGCGTTGTAACGCGACTTAACATTGTACATAGGCTATAATATGATTAGGCTGAAGTgagtaacgttattgtaacgattaaAGTTCcggaaaatcgttatttcataGTCTTGcaggaattttttgaaattcagttaATCGTAATAAGGCAAAATGTATTCAATTATCACATCTTACACGTATTTTGAATACTTGACTATTTGAAAGTCAccgtaaacttgaaaaatagcAGTTTTTCGCCACAACGGTtcgttacattaacgttaaTAACTTCAGCCTCGCATAATACGGTTCTTACAGATCTCTCGGAAAGGTTCAAAAACACCGACGACTACTGCCGGAGGCTCTCGTTACAGATCTCTGAAAAGTCAAGCGATCCGTCGAGACAGACACTTCGCAGCGTCGGTaagttgacattttttaacaacGCAGAGCCTAGATTCATAATTTTGTCATctgtaaaaacgaaacgagAGAAAGCACGTTTTCTCTCCGTTTTACCGTTCAACTCGCGCTCGTCAATGCTGCGCGAatactgtttgaaattcgacgtatcggcacttttgaaaatacacAGATCCGGCAATATCATCCCCTTCTCAAGAGCTAAGACAACCGCACAATCGCCAATGTGTATCCTAGAGTTAAACACGTGTTGTAATCgatcaaataaattaaaattcgaaaGCGGGATCTAGAAATTACACACCTATATGTGTTTTTGTATTATCATTTGATTGATTGACGCCCGTTAACGCCTGCAGCGTAAAGGGTGTAGTcggtataaaataatcaataaatcCAGGGCTTTCCGATTTGCCATactttgttgtttttattttcgtcacTATCATTGCTATCAATGTAACTGCAACACTACCTCGCGAATCAGTGTAATGTAATTGAATGAACATAATTGTACATGCATGTACggtatattgtacatattatacaatgtTCGAATCCATCGTGGTCATACAAGCACCGCGTGGTCAGAGGGCATTAGACGTACGATTGTCAGTGAAGAAACAGGGATCATCTCGCGCGTTATGCACATTATCGGGAATTCTTCGATCGTCAATCTTGCCGGGGATTAAaggatttttttatcgtcgtCAGCGGCAACCGTTTTCCGATTCTTCTTGACAGCAAACGACCAGAGGCAACGATCGGTGTTAGTTAGTCGTTGATCGAGAGTATAAGCTAGGCAGCTGGTCGGAAAGTATTCTCCGTCAATCCGCGACTCAAGTCAGTCAGTGCCGGTCGTAGCCCATGAAAAGTTCGCGTCGCGAGCCGCGGATTCGAAAAGTTCGACCCACGCATTTTTACACGCTTGAGAAGTAGAGAAACAAGATCAAGTCTAACCAACGCACTCGCTGCCCGCGTGTttgttacataaataatttcgaaattcaaatcaatcgtgtaaaaattacgacaaaatttacagtgaaaatttaaatattaataatcgtAACGACACATTTTTAATAACGGTATACGCACTAGCAATAGTAACGATCATTCAACGATATAACACAGAACCACGTGCTATTTAATATTCTAATACATCGATTTCGCGATCGTGTTGCATGATATTGTACAGAATCGCAGTGACCAACAGTGCATCTgtacgaatgaatgaataaatgaatgaatgaatgcgGTTCTTGTGAATCGCggataaataaaaactgtGATCCGTAAAATGGGCCGTTACAGAGTTCCCAAATATCAGTTATACGCGAATTGGATCATTCTAATCGGcgcattttttattcatttattttttttatttttaggtttatttttatttctttgctgAGAATTAGGGGCGCGGAAGGTGATTTCGGGCGCTGCACTGCAGGGTAGAATAGAGGCCGTAGTATTTTCCACTACGCGCCTGCGGGCTTAAAGAGAGTGATTCGGAACTGGTCTTGTCTGCGGCTGCGGCTGTAACCCAATTCGGTACTGGTAGAAACGTACCCGTGTATACACGTGTGACTTACGTATGTGTGCGTGCATACgcacgtatgcatgtatatacgtgcgttatatatatatattatatatatatatatatatataagacgTAAGTTTCGTAATACGCATCTTAGATCAGAAGCGAGGGACGTCGGCCCCGTGCAATGGCAGTGGGCAGATGATTTCTATTCAAAGATTATTCTCATTTTGTTATACCGCATCGAGATTAGCGCGaagataatatacatatgtgaaCATACATGACGATAATCGCGTTGCTTGATCTGATCTCCTATTGAagttaatcaattaatttattgattaattaGAGCAACCAAAGCACatgtgttacaaaaatttactcGCGTATACATACCGAGACTTGTAAGCtttcgaattataaaaaatattttaatctttAGGTTAGAACGAATTCACGTTTGCCGGTAGATTTAATATTGTTTACTAAATCCGTAGGCagagtttttttttggcatttGGCTACTTGAAGAGTTCAAGCGAAAATATGTTTCAAACgtaggaagagaaaaagaaagtaataCATATCGATTCATCATCGATgcggttttcttttcttcctgtGTATAATTGAAAGGTCGCACGACACAAGCGCTGAATTCGAGTAAACTAAATGTTTCAGAAGAGCGAAGAGATATTCGCAAATGTACACCGAATTCTTTGATAAGCACAGAGTTTACGTTATTCGATGACTCGAATTGAAGcgcggaatgaaaaattgtaaaagttGACGCAATCTagagaaaaaatcgtgaaGTTCCAGCCGCTTTGTAAAATTATCTCTGGGATCGGAATAAAGTTGCAGTATAGCAGTATCTGCTTGGGGTATAAAAGTGTGGAAAAACGATAAGAttaatgagaaaaatgaataacggTGAGTTAACTGTTAGTTGAAACACGGgtgatttttaatcaataCAACACGCAttcattcgttgaaatttattttatatacataaatgttatataaattatttcagtgTTTAAAAAGCTCTCTGTAACCGTTTCAGAATTATGATCAACCGATTATAACCCGTGACAGGCGATTACGTCGTACAAACCTTCAGGATTATTGACTTCTAAATTACTTCGAATCACGTGCAGGGGAATTTCAAAGCATTTGAACGAAAGGAGAAAAGAAGATTTTCGACAAAAGTAGGGCTGAAGCATCTTTGTCGTGCGTCCCATCCAACACATAGGAACAATATATTATGTTCTCGGTGAAAATGAGCTGGAAGGCttgaaggaaaatatttagcaGGACGaagcgaaagaagaaaatccaCTAAATATAATCGATAAACAAATAAGAAATTCTCTTCTTGTCATTCTAGCTGTCAAAACGTGCGTTTCTGTGATCTCTACAACTGAAAGAAACTCGAAAACGTAAAAAACAGTTCCTTCCTCAAGGCCCATGCGTGCAAACATATCCTCTATTATAAATTCTGGAATAAAATCGTCTAAACACTGTATTATAGGCACGTGATTATAGCGAACGACGCGAGGATCGAAGACCTTGCGTGTGTCGatgaaagaagtaaaaaagaaaaaaaggagaaaaaaaaacacgaacgGAGGAGAACTTTATTTTTTGGGTCGATAAATTAACGCCACGTTGACGTTGATATCTGCTTTGGATCCAAGCTGTGCACGTTTTTGTTTACTTTATACGTCATCCGAAGAGTCGGCAGctccctcttcctctctctctctctctctctgtctatTCTCCTAATTTCGATGATCAccttcgttattattattcttattcaaACGATGTAATTCTATggtattttttcaagttcGGATTGTAAGTATTCAGAAAACTACTGCGATTCAACATTTCAACTTCAAAGCATCcgttttttttacccaaaaagTCATTGAGATAATAATAAGCATTATACCtcaaatatgaaaaactaATGCAATAAACTCGCAACTTCCGAAAATCACAACAAATACTCGAACTGCGCGTTTTTAAAGTATTTTCTCCATACATCCTCTAACAATAAATTGCAAACAGCTAAATTTATCCGCTTATAGCCGCATCGACATGCAGACTTCGGTTGCAGTGCAgtgcaaaatatttatgaaCGGGTATTAATGCTTAAATTAATGCGAATTTTCACGGGttctattttttcactctcttctTGATTCCGACAGGCCCGTTTTTGCGGCTCGAATTATTTGCCGAAATGACAAGATAGGAATTCGTAAAAGTGATGAAGGTTTTATGGTCAGAGAGCGATAGGTGCTCATCACCGATCAGTAAAGCTGTACCTGTATCTATCGTTTATTATGTACCCGAGCTTATCGCCGGTATCGACTCTTCGGCCGGAAAGTTTAACCAGACGCTGAGTTTTAAAACCAGTCGCTTTTCGCACGGTGATCCGAACAGACATGAATAACAGgaggggcggggttgaaattccgaatttgaaaagttccgaaatttttggcggtgaaacttgaagtaaagaaatcgaactttgaggaaacatcaaagtttcaaagTTCTGGAAGGACAAAATGCCGAAAGGACGTAactccgacaagtcaaagtaCCGAAAGtacgaaaatgagaaaattttaaaattttatttttactttcggaatcctggtcattctgattttcggtttttctgattttttcatacccactcgttgagtaaactacactgtgcgagtatattttaatttttagaattttacactcgcgaaactttattttttggaacttcgctctatcgtaacttgaatttttggaatctcgcatttcggaactttgagacGTCGGATTTCcgatcattttcaagtttccccaccaaataattctgaattatgcgctttcggaacttcaacccttCCCCTAACAAGATGCGGCGTGAACTATTacgaaacattgaatttttaccgTAGATTTGCTAACATTTTCCTACATAAAATTTGATCCAATAATCACACGTTACATATCCTCTTCGAAACAAAAAGTACCACCGACATTTACATAATCTATTGCCTTAGGCTTACTCCTATTCCTGTGGTAATTATTATCAGAATTTTACGACACCGTTTCCTACAGTAACGAAAATATATACAATGCGGTGTAATAAACTCCGGGTTTAAATTAATCGCCCGCCACATGCAACGCACGTTTTCGAACGATACGACTTTCGAAcgcataaatatattattgggTAAATAGGTTCACACGAGCATGTAACGAATACCGAATgaagggaagaaaaatcgCGATTCGGATCCGAATGCAGCGGGCACGTAACTTGCACGCGTGTTTTcgcgtgtgaaaaaaaacataaattttcaagCGAGGAGGGAgtgataaacaaaaaagaaaacacaaaaataaaGCAAAAGAGACAGTTATTGTACGGAGGTTACAAGTAAATATGTTACACATTGTGTGTACCCAATAAAGGACTATCGACAGAAATCGCGGATGAGGAAACCTCGCGGGTTAATTGTAATTACAAGCCTAGATGGTCGTGCCTTCGCGTCGCGGCTCCATGACATCGTCTGGGAGCAAGTTTTACATACCAAACGACGACGTGGACGACGTGCTGGGTATCAGCCAGCTTCTTTTCAACTATAACGGTAGGTGATCGGAGCCGAATACGCGCGGTGGGGGAAACACAAAcgtaacaaaataaaaataagaatgaaagTTCGCAAAATCGCTTAACGTCTCGACTGAGAAAAAGAAGGATCACACCAATATGCTTCGCTTcgtgatttatttaaataaaattaatttgcttTACtgttttactgtttttttcattaaaatgtCACAATTTTGTTCGCAAATTATATCCATTTTGCACTTACGCCATTTTCGACCCCTTCCTAGCCCGCCATTTTACTCCGTAATATTTTACAGtgt is drawn from Neodiprion fabricii isolate iyNeoFabr1 chromosome 3, iyNeoFabr1.1, whole genome shotgun sequence and contains these coding sequences:
- the LOC124178419 gene encoding protein Cep78 homolog isoform X3, producing the protein MCKEDHVQPLPAIKSHLRKGRLRLCADRINFEDWSPVLHTIANDRSLFEIIVYSRHRRKKIREQVNNAERIEKFRRRLRSREPMLYTNFILRCFVDAISSCIGKSPVITSLTLDGIPLPTKYLGPLCEGLKCAKNLTALRLPRCRIGDTGCDLVLNVLVDCVSLCILDLSSCRLTIRSSMSLSTFLKKRRTNLLHSAWSDAQAVQGLHTLVLNHNRKLGDCGVRLLVDELKEDFWMKTFNIRHCGLTSRGGETVVRLLETNSVVTSIDLKENDIPETIIHNMSKILRRRKENGERASMRKRLITAKEMNFQGNKDDRKKPTTRMTDLLLKKKSHFVSTLNKNLTKNQRSWTRLFIKSSTRRIPGWKVTHPRFRRPKNTERENFDLKKLSARLSRTIGSNAVLLRELINDRELLGEVKTRRLEAEKKFSELEPQLEKLRKSICEQDKLRYRISQERNLFDYLKRLFARLEEFPESVAVVSNPEDESTGAEEIIGGNPAWKIVSEVDLSPEGRNLRANYASQRGRPHCPRKLRGQ